In Psychrilyobacter piezotolerans, one genomic interval encodes:
- a CDS encoding Mut7-C RNAse domain-containing protein: MDRINIKFYDSLNKLLKKDKRGKKLSLELKLRQSVKDLIEAQGIPHTEVGMIIIDGKKEEFSFILKDGQEIEVYPAFNHVEEPKFQNLINYPKKFILDVHLGRLAKYLRIFGIDTLYQNYYSDKEIVETALKEGRVILTRDRGILKRRVVRYGYLIKSNDSKEQLREIFLNFHLLPEIKPFLRCISCNGILERVSKGEIMEELEPLTRKYYNEFLRCTMCKKIYWKGGHMERMEEFADKFLCSLRHYKKNGPMEKYNKEDIWKN, from the coding sequence ATGGATCGGATAAATATTAAATTTTATGATTCTTTAAATAAGCTGCTTAAAAAAGATAAAAGGGGTAAAAAATTATCTTTGGAGTTAAAGTTAAGGCAGAGTGTAAAAGATCTCATCGAGGCACAGGGGATACCCCATACAGAGGTGGGGATGATAATCATAGATGGTAAGAAGGAGGAATTTTCATTTATATTAAAAGATGGTCAGGAGATTGAAGTATATCCCGCATTTAATCATGTGGAGGAACCAAAATTTCAAAATTTGATAAACTACCCTAAAAAATTTATTCTAGATGTGCATCTTGGAAGGCTTGCTAAGTACTTGAGGATTTTTGGTATAGACACCCTGTATCAAAATTATTATTCCGATAAAGAAATTGTGGAAACAGCACTGAAAGAAGGAAGGGTGATTCTCACAAGGGATAGGGGGATACTAAAAAGAAGAGTAGTAAGGTATGGTTATTTAATTAAATCAAATGACTCCAAGGAGCAGTTAAGGGAGATATTCTTAAACTTTCATCTTTTGCCGGAGATTAAACCATTTTTAAGGTGTATCAGCTGTAATGGCATATTGGAAAGGGTAAGCAAGGGAGAAATAATGGAAGAACTTGAGCCCCTTACAAGAAAATATTACAATGAATTTTTAAGGTGTACTATGTGTAAAAAAATTTATTGGAAAGGGGGGCACATGGAAAGGATGGAGGAGTTTGCAGATAAATTTCTTTGTTCTTTAAGACACTATAAAAAAAATGGACCCATGGAGAAATATAACAAGGAGGATATATGGAAAAATTAA
- a CDS encoding Mth938-like domain-containing protein — translation MIIESYSFGRMKVDGIGFDSDLIIFPEKIVSSWWRVQGHYLQVRDLGEVLDYQPEVLVIGTGYSGCMDVADEVKKELEAAGIKYYIEKSSRAVEIFNKIDSKKKVGAFHLTC, via the coding sequence ATGATAATTGAAAGTTATTCCTTTGGAAGGATGAAGGTGGACGGTATTGGTTTTGACTCAGATCTCATAATTTTTCCAGAAAAGATTGTGTCGAGTTGGTGGAGGGTTCAGGGACACTACCTGCAAGTGAGGGATTTAGGTGAAGTTTTAGATTATCAGCCAGAGGTTTTGGTTATAGGAACGGGATATTCAGGTTGTATGGATGTGGCAGATGAGGTTAAAAAAGAGCTTGAAGCAGCCGGAATAAAGTATTATATTGAAAAAAGCAGCAGGGCAGTGGAGATATTTAATAAAATTGATTCGAAAAAAAAGGTGGGAGCCTTTCATTTAACCTGCTAA
- a CDS encoding NUDIX hydrolase, with amino-acid sequence MKLSDLKFLKIELKDHPTRELKMEYINKPNAIGVLVLDEKEEKTLLVDQYRPGTNSHLLEIPAGIIEEGETAKSTLERELREETGYTMDDVEIIYESREALASSPGYTTEQLYIYMVKLKSNETKPLDLELDETEDLTTKWVKLDEMEKITTDMKSILIYYMYMNKNKNNIRTRS; translated from the coding sequence ATGAAATTATCGGATTTAAAGTTTTTAAAAATAGAACTAAAAGATCATCCTACCAGGGAATTGAAAATGGAGTATATAAATAAACCCAATGCCATAGGTGTATTGGTATTAGATGAAAAGGAGGAAAAAACTCTCCTGGTAGATCAATACAGGCCTGGAACCAACTCGCATCTATTGGAGATACCGGCAGGAATAATAGAAGAAGGAGAAACCGCTAAATCAACTTTAGAAAGAGAGTTAAGGGAAGAAACAGGATATACAATGGATGATGTAGAAATAATATACGAATCCAGGGAAGCTCTGGCATCATCACCGGGATATACTACTGAACAATTATATATTTATATGGTTAAATTAAAAAGCAATGAGACAAAACCATTGGATTTAGAGTTAGATGAAACGGAGGATCTTACAACTAAGTGGGTAAAGTTGGACGAAATGGAAAAAATTACAACGGACATGAAGAGCATACTAATCTACTATATGTATATGAACAAAAATAAAAACAATATTCGGACAAGATCATAG